From the Mahella australiensis 50-1 BON genome, the window GAACGCATATGGAACATGCTCAACAACCGCGAAGAGGTCCGTGTCATGTTCAAGAAGATAGCCGATCTAAAACCAGCTGACGTAAAGCGAATACTCAAGATAATTGAGATTGTCGAGGAAGAAGATTCTGCTTCACGATTATAATTACTCAATTGACTATGGACAAGCTTTAGGGAGGCTATGCAGAATGGTTAGAGAAATACTTACGGCTATGCGCAACAATCAGGACTTTGATAATCTACTATGGACTTATGGGATTATATGCAAACCCAAAGCCCTGCCCGGCTATATCTATGGATTTACATACAAGTCCTCGGCAGACATATACCATATATTCATAAATGAGGCCTTAAACGATGGGAAGAAGAACCAAACCGTATTGCACGAACTCGAGCATATAGAATTGGGCCACTTTGAGGCTGGTTTTATCGGTATTATAGATATATACTATGAGCAAGAAGCTGACGCAGAGGCTCAGAAAATAGCCGAAGAAGCGGCTGCATATAATTGGAAGTCAAAAAATAGTAAGGGGGCATTAATTAATGAAAATTTTAAAACATATACCAGGTTTTAGGTTTGGGGTTCGGTGGAAAAAGTTAATTGCTACAGCTTATTATTTATTTAGCTTGCTTATACTTCTATCGAGTGTTGAAACAGGAATAGTACTTCTTATCTTCCCATTTATAATATTCGGCCTCATAGACAAAATAAAGGCAAAGCGTAACTCTAATCAGGCTACTCCTAAAGTAAAACAAATTGATAAGCCTAATGTCGCAACAGAAAGGCCAAAACAGCAGTCTGCTCCTGCACCTGTCTTAAATACACAATCAGTAAATCACCGAATAAATATTAATACCAAAAAGTGGCTTAATGCTTGCAATGAATTTGTGGCTATCGACTTGGAAACAACTGGTCTTAATCCAATAAACGATAAGATTATTGAAGTGGCCGCAGTAAAATTTAAAGATGGACAAATTATTGATAGATTTACAACTTTAATTAATCCAGAAATACATATACCATCAGGAATTACAAGAATAAACCATATAACAGATGAGATGGTTAAAGATGCTCCAGTATTAGCTGAAGTCATGCCATGTTTAGTGAATTTTATCGAAGATTCAATCCTTGTTATGCATAATGCTTCTTTCGACTTAAAATTTTTAAAACATCATGCAATGAATTTTGGGCATGACATTAATAACTCATATATAGACACACTTCCCACTTGTAGAAACATATTCTCTGGACTTGAAAATTACAAATTACCTACTATTGCAAGCCATCTCGGTATATGTGGCGATTCTTTTCATAGAGCATGTAATGATGCAGAAATATGTGGCCAAGTATTAATTAAATGTATTGAAACGGCAAAGGATAGAAGCAGTCAAGGAGCCAGTCTTATATGAAGCAGCCTGCGGTAAGGATATTTTTTAACATTATGTATATAAATGAATAGACAATAGGGGGTTGGAGAATTAAGGTGCAAACCAAGCTGCCTTTAGTACATGTATATTGCGATGAAAGTTCGCAAAGTTGTAATAAATATTTAGTTATAGGCGGAATATGGATACCAGCTGAAAATGTCGGTAATATTGGCGCTAAGTTTATTGAATTTAGGAATAATAATCATATGCTAAATGAACTAAAGTGGGGTAAAGTGTCTAATGGAAAGTTAAATGAATACAAAAAATTCATTGATGAGGTTTTCGACGGTATATATAAACGGTATTTAGCATATCGTTGCATAATTGTTAATATGGAACAATATGACAATAAAACATATAACAATGGAGATAAAGAGCTTGGCTTTTACAAGATTTATTATCAACTACTGCTTCAAAATTGTATGCCGGGTCACAGATATATAATATATCCTGATGACAGGAAAAATTCATACAAACATAGACTTGAAGCGTTAAAAATTATACTAAATAGAGGAATGCGCAAAAAATATGGGATCAACTACGATGCTATTAGAAATATTGAAGCACGTGATTCCCATAATGAAGATCTTATACAAGCGGTAGATATAATTACTGGTGCGATAGGATATAGATGGAATTGTAGACATTTGAACGATAACGCTAGCACCGCAAAGATACAATTATCAGAATACATAACACAAAAAGCTGGACTTCAAACATTGGCCACATGCCATAAGAAAGGGGAACATGTTGATTTTAATATCTGGTATATGGACATGAGTAAATCTAATAAACGAAAAACAAAATAGCGCCTTGAGTCCTATTCTTTCGAATGCGCTGCACGGCTTGGTGCAGGTTTCGGATATCAATGGCGCTATCTCAATTACCTCTATAGCTAGGTACTTTACGTACACACGGCATGAAGCCGACTTTCGCCTATAGAGGACTTATATTTAATGTGTCAATATTATCTCTAGTTCATTTACATTATACGCTATTTCGTAACTTTTAGTCAATGATTAAAATTTGGTAATTTAATATTGGGAGGATCTTGATATGCGAGGATACATGTAACGTAAGATAGCCTGAATAGTACCCACATATTAAGCGGTTTACACATAAACTAAATTATAGAAAGAAGGAAAAAGATGAAGTTAACAAATTTACAGCGGATTATACTAGTTGTGTATGCCATCGTGATCATCAATATATGTATCTTCTTTGCGCCTAAATCATTCTTTGCGCGTTCGGATGGCGTTAATATAATACAACATATTGAATATTCGCCTGTGTGGCGTAATTCTCATTATTTTAGAACAAGGGCAATCAAGCAGAACGCATCACCACAAGATGTTAACAATGCTGGAGAATTGGATTGGTATATCCGCATTGATTACTATCGCATGTTTGTAGAAATATTTGTTGCTACCGTTATTGCCAGTATATTATTCGTGCTCTCTATGTTCCCAAAAGAAAAACTCGCAAAAGTTAATGTGGATGCAACACCTTTATCTCAGGTTACACAAAAGAAAAAGATACCGTGGTGGGGATGGATGTTAATATCATGGGCCATCTTCCCCGGAGCAGTTATTGTTATTGCATGGATCGCTGATTTAATCTCAAAAGTAAAAGGAGGATCTTGATATGCGAGGCCACATACGAAAAAGAGGATCGACTTACAGTATCGTCGTAGACGTCGGAAATGACGAAAATGGCAAGCGCAAGCAAAAATGGTACAGCGGCTACAAAACCAAAAAAGAAGCGGAGAAAGCATTGGCCGATATAATTGCCAAAATAGAAAAAGGTGAGTATTTTGAGCCGGAAAAGATGTCGTTGGCAACCTATTTAGACTACTGGTTGGGAAACTACGCTAAAACCAACGTAGCAGCAAGTACTTATAAACGATACACTGAGTTTGCGGCTCATATAAAAACAAATTTAGGTAGCATCATGTTGCCGAAATTAAAGCCAGCGCATATCCAAAGCTTTTATTCAACGCTATTGGAGCAAGGATTAAGCAAAAGCACCGTTTTAAAAGTACATCGAATGCTCCATCTAGCCTTGAAGCACGCTGTGAACTGGCAAATAATAATTTCTAATCCGGCCGATGCTGTAACACCACCCAGACCTGATAAAGTAGAAATGCATGTATGGGATATGAATACGGTTAACCAGTTTTTAAACGATGTCTCAGATGAGCCTATATACATGCCGGTCCTGTTAGCACTGCAAACGGGTATGAGAGAAGGCGAGATTTGCGGCCTCAAATGGGAAGATGTGAACTTAAAACAGGGTACCTTGACGGTAAAGCAAGCATTGCAACGTATAAACGGTATACTTACTATAAAGGATACAAAGACGGCCAAATCGAAGCGAACGATAGCTCTGATGGATTACACTGTTCAAGCTCTTAAAGAGCATAAAAAGCAGCAGAATACGGTCAAGCTCATGATGGGTCCTGCAGCATATCATGACCAAGGGTTCGTCTGTGCGTGGGACGATGGTAGACCCTATGATCCGCATTATGTTGGTGAAAAATTCACTGAACTAATCGATAAGTTAGACTATCCCAAAATACGTTTTCACGATCTCAGGCACACACATGCTAC encodes:
- a CDS encoding ImmA/IrrE family metallo-endopeptidase; this encodes MVREILTAMRNNQDFDNLLWTYGIICKPKALPGYIYGFTYKSSADIYHIFINEALNDGKKNQTVLHELEHIELGHFEAGFIGIIDIYYEQEADAEAQKIAEEAAAYNWKSKNSKGALINENFKTYTRF
- a CDS encoding 3'-5' exonuclease, translating into MKILKHIPGFRFGVRWKKLIATAYYLFSLLILLSSVETGIVLLIFPFIIFGLIDKIKAKRNSNQATPKVKQIDKPNVATERPKQQSAPAPVLNTQSVNHRININTKKWLNACNEFVAIDLETTGLNPINDKIIEVAAVKFKDGQIIDRFTTLINPEIHIPSGITRINHITDEMVKDAPVLAEVMPCLVNFIEDSILVMHNASFDLKFLKHHAMNFGHDINNSYIDTLPTCRNIFSGLENYKLPTIASHLGICGDSFHRACNDAEICGQVLIKCIETAKDRSSQGASLI
- a CDS encoding DUF3800 domain-containing protein gives rise to the protein MQTKLPLVHVYCDESSQSCNKYLVIGGIWIPAENVGNIGAKFIEFRNNNHMLNELKWGKVSNGKLNEYKKFIDEVFDGIYKRYLAYRCIIVNMEQYDNKTYNNGDKELGFYKIYYQLLLQNCMPGHRYIIYPDDRKNSYKHRLEALKIILNRGMRKKYGINYDAIRNIEARDSHNEDLIQAVDIITGAIGYRWNCRHLNDNASTAKIQLSEYITQKAGLQTLATCHKKGEHVDFNIWYMDMSKSNKRKTK
- a CDS encoding site-specific integrase, which translates into the protein MRGHIRKRGSTYSIVVDVGNDENGKRKQKWYSGYKTKKEAEKALADIIAKIEKGEYFEPEKMSLATYLDYWLGNYAKTNVAASTYKRYTEFAAHIKTNLGSIMLPKLKPAHIQSFYSTLLEQGLSKSTVLKVHRMLHLALKHAVNWQIIISNPADAVTPPRPDKVEMHVWDMNTVNQFLNDVSDEPIYMPVLLALQTGMREGEICGLKWEDVNLKQGTLTVKQALQRINGILTIKDTKTAKSKRTIALMDYTVQALKEHKKQQNTVKLMMGPAAYHDQGFVCAWDDGRPYDPHYVGEKFTELIDKLDYPKIRFHDLRHTHATMLLQQGVNPKIVSERLGHSQVSITLDTYSHVLPNMQKEAITKLDELFIK